The nucleotide window CTCAGCGGGGTTGTTGACGCGCTTCCAACTCAGTTCAGACAGATGGACCAATCCTTCAATACCGCCAATGTCAATGAATGCGCCAAAATCGGCTAGATTGACAACGCGCCCTTCATGAATGTCGCCTTCTTGAATAGAATCCAAAAGCTGCCCGCGGCGCGCTTCACGCACTTCTTGCGCGGCCGCCTTTTCAGAAAGGATCAAGCGGTTGCGCTCGCGGTTGGCTTCGATGACTTTGAGGAATATTTTTTTGCCGACCAGCTTGTGAAAAGAGGGTTGATCAGTATCGTTTTTGACAGCAGCCTGATTGGATGGGTGCAACTGCGAATTCGGTACAAAACCGCGCAAATGCCCCACCTTAACAAGAATGCCGCCCCGGTTAAAACCGACCACCACCGTTTCATAGACTTCTTGGGTATCCAACAGATTTTCTGCATCCAGCCAATCTTGTTCTGCCGCCGCCTTGACATAAGACAAGATAATGTTGCCAGATTCATCTTCTGGGTCCACGATAAAAACTGGGATTTTATTACCGATGGCTAAATTGACGCGCATTTTTTCGTCGAGCGTTTCGACTTCGCGATTGGTGATGACACCTTCAGATTTTGCGCCAATGTCTACTAATACTTCGTTGTTGCGGTGTTCTACAACATATCCGTAGCGGATTTCGCCAGCTACCGGTAGGTTAAAATCAGTCTGTAACAAGAAGTCCATTAGGTGTTCCGCAACACCGCTCCCCGATCCAATTGAATTGCTTGCCAAGATGTTTTGCCCTCTCTTGTACCAGATATGATCTAGCATTTTCCTTGATTATACTGAGTTTAGTGGTATTGGCAATACGCGCTCTCTGGTGTTAATCAAGCTCATATGTCACTCTTTTAGGCCATAATATTTGAACAAATTTGTAAAACCCGTTAAAAATAGCGTTAATGAAATGTGATTCCACAAGTTCCCCGAAGGTGATGGTTGCGGCCCTGGCATTGTTTGCTTTTCTTTATTGCATGTATCTGTTTACGTTTAACGGCCGTTTCACCTCCATTGACGAACTATCCTTATACGCACACAGCGAAAGCCTGGTGCAGCACGGCGAATGGACTGCGCCGCAGCTCAATTTTGCCGCTTACCATAATCCCGTAGGGCCAAGCGAGCCAGGATATGCCATCGCGGCGGCGCCGCTTTATTGGCTGGCGCAGCGTGGTGAACGTTTTAACAACATCCAGACGACGATGTTGTTGAATCCGCTGTTAACGGCGTTGACGGCCGTGTTCCTCTACGCTGCCGCCCGATTGTTAAATTACTCCCACCCGGCGAGTATTATGGCGGCCCTGGCTTTTGGTCTGACGACCCTGGCCTGGCCGTATGCCCGTTCTTTTTACCGCGAACCATTGGTCGGGTTTGGCTGGATGGTGGGTTTATATGGCCTGCTGGCCTGGCGATATGGCGGGCAGCGTCGGTGGGCTGTGACCGGGGTTTTGGCGTTGTGCCTGACTCTCCTGGTTAAATCATCAGCCATTGCCGGGATTCCGCTGGTTTTGCTGGCGGCATTGGCGGGTATGGATGGTAAGCGGCAGTGGGCCAAAGTTGGCGCTGTGCTGGCTGTGGTTATGGTCGTTTTTGCTGTTCTTTTTCAGGCGGCTTTTTTATTGCGGTTTGGTGGCTCATCCAGCCTGGCAAATTGGACCAATTACGCCTGGCAGGGAGGGCTGCTGCGCATTTATGGGCAGCTTTTTAGCCCTGGCAAAGGGCTGATTTTTTACTCGCCGAGCATATTGCTGGCGGCGTTTGGCCTGGTGTGGTTGGCTTCGCGCCACCGGGCGGCAGCGCTGGCGGCCGGGCTGCCGCTGTTAGCCCTGGTTGTGGCTTACAGCGGTTATGCCGCCTGGTATGGCGGCCAATCTTGGGGTCCACGATTTTTGCTGCCGGCCTTGCCGTTGTTTTTTCTGGGCGTGGCGGCTCTGTGGGACCATCTGCGCCATCCGGTTTGGCGGGGCCTGACTGTTGGGCTGCTGCTGCTGGGGTTGTTGTTGCAGGCGGCGGTGTCCACCGCTGATTGGGGTGTTGGTTCTGAACCGTTGTACCGGTCGGCGCTGCGGCCAGAGGAGACGACGGGGTTAGCGTTGGCCAATGTGGCCTTGTCGCCGCCGCTGGTGCAGTTGGCGCGTTGGGGTTCAGACGCGCTGGATTTGCTTTGGCTGCACCCAGACTTGGACGGCCGTCTGGCCTTTTCTGGCCGATTAGCGGTTGGATGGGGAACGGCCGTGCTGCTGGCGTTGGGCCTGGGCTGGTTGGCGCTGCGTGGGCGGGTAACGGCCGTCACCCTTCTTCTACCGCCGCTGTGGGCGACGGCCGTCCTGCTGGCCTGGGGTTCGGCCGCCACCCCCGGTTATCCTGGCCTGACAGCCGACGAGGGGCGCGCTTTGGCCCGCTGGGCCGCCGGAACCGACAATAACCCCTATACGTTGGTCACCATGTCCAACGAGTTCCACATTTACTTCTACCTGGGCTTCTTGAAAGGACGCTTTACCCATCATTGGTACTCGCCCACCACCACGGACGGTTTTGCGCCGATTTTGCAAAAAACCAGCGGCCAACGGGTAACGCTGATCATGGACCGTGTTCACATTTTGCCAGACAATTCCGGCAAGGATTTGGAATGGTGGTTAAATGAGCAGATTTTTCGGGCCAACAGCAGTTGGGTTGGCGGCTTTGAATTGGTAAATTATGCCAATTTGCCCCTGCCACTGGTCTGGCAGCCGGCCAACGCCCAGTTTGGCGAGAGCTTTGGCCTGGACCGCTTCAGCCTAAGCCAGGAGCAGTTTCCGCCCAACGACACGCTGGGGGTGCAGCTCTCCATTTGCCGTCGTGGGCCTTTGCCAGAATATCATCACCTGTTTGTCCACCTGATTTCGGCCGGCGGGAGCATTAACGGGTATGATGGCCCCATTCGTTTTGGCGCGCCGCTGGCTTCTTGGGAAGTGGGCGATTGTCTGGTGGAGCAGCGCGCCATTTTGATTCCCGCCGAGGCTGTTCCTGGCGTTTATGATCTCATCCTGGGTTTTGACACGACCGCCGGCCCGCTGCTGGTGGCAAACCAGACCGGGGAAGCGGCCCAGTATATTGTTTTGGATCAAGTGGAGATTGGGCCACGGCGGCCGTGAGTGGAAGCTGGTGTTCAGTGTTCAGTGTTCAGTGTTCAGTGTTCAGTGGGGCGACCCGCTGTCCCTTACCCCCTTAAACCTGGAGGCTACGATGTTTGATGATCAACTCCGCACTTTGTTAATGCAGCCGACAATTGCTAGATTCAGCACCGTTCGCCCGGACGGCTATCCGCACACCGTACCGGTCTGGTTTATGCTGGATGGTGACGATTTGCTGGTATTTAGCCTACGCGGTACGCGCAAAGTTAAAAACGCTCTGGCGAACCCCAAAGGCTGCCTCTCGCTTGGCGGCGATCCTGCTGGCAGCCCTGGTTATCTGATTGACGGCGACCTGACGGTGGAAGACGACCCGGACCACCGCATGGCGGCGCGCATCACCAACCATTACGAATCTGCGGAGAAAGCAGAAGAAGATCTGGCCGCGTGGCGAGATGAGGTTTTTGTTGTGCTGCGCCTCAAACCCAGGCGTGTGGCTCAGGTGTCCTGACATGACGGCCGTTTACATCCTGATGGGTGTCTCTGGCTGCGGCAAAAGTACGGTGGGGCGGGCGCTGGCGGCGCAGTTGAACTGCCCCTTTTACGATGGCGATGATTTCCATTCGCCAGAAAACGTGGCCAAAATGGCTGGTGGCGCGCCGCTGACGGACGCCGAGCGGGAACCCTGGCTGGACCAATTGGCGGTCTTGATTGGGGAACAGATAGGAAGAGAGGAAACGGCCGTGTTCGCCTGTTCTGCCCTAAAAAAACAGTACCGCGACCGGCTGCGCATCTCCGATCAGGTGAAATTCGTTTACTTACACGGCGAGTTCGATCTCATCTGGCGGCGGCTGCAGCAGCGTGACGCCCATTACATGAAGGCCACCATGTTGCGCAGCCAATTTGCGGCCTTAGAGCCACCGGACATATCTGAAGCGCTGCGCGTAGATATTACTGCGCCAATCGGCGATGTGTTGGCTCAAATCTACGCCAACCGACCGACCGACCACTCAACATAACAGTTACTTTGATTTCTAAACAGCCTCAACCGCCTTGAGTTCAGGGAAAAACTGCCTTACAGTCCCCTCTACCCAACCGTGCAGCGTTACCGGGGCCAACGAACAGCCATCACAAGCGCCCATCATGTGTACTTGCAAAACCTGCCCTTCATACGCCACCATTTTCACTGCGCCACCGTGAAAATGTTCGATATAGGCGCTTAACGAATCAACCAGTGCGCGCATCCGCTCTTCTTCGGGAGCATCGTTGTTCAATTCAGGGCTGTCTGTAGATTGTGACATTTATTTACTCCTTCACACCACACCTGTGGAACTAATTTGCTGACCATTTAACTATTCATAAGGGTATCACAAAACAGCTTTTGTGGTCTTAGAAATTGCTGCGAAAATGCCGCCAGGTGATAATACCGATTGGGATGGGGAACGGCCGTTGCCCATCCTCCCCTGTTGGTTCAATCCTGCCAACCATGATACCATTTGCAGCAAAATGAGCGTGGACAGAGTCCGCCGGATTTTCTCTACTTTTTAATCCATCTCAAAGGGCATACGAACCATGAAAGATCTCTTTGCCAATGCGTTTGAAGGGCAGACGGTGCTGGTTACCGGCCATACCGGGTTTAAAGGCTCCTGGTTAACTGCCTGGCTGTTAGAATTGGGCGCGCGCGTAGTCGGCTTTAGCCTGGACGAAGCGCCTACCACCCCCAGCAACTTCGTCGTCTCCGGCCTCAGCCAACACGTCACCGACGTGCGCGGCGACATCCGCGATTTGGCGGCGGTGCAGGCGGTCATCGAAACGTACCGCCCGACGATTGTTTTCCACCTGGCCGCTCAGCCTATCGTCTTCCGCTCGCTGGCCGAGCCGAAATTGACGCTGGATACCAACGCCATGGGCACGGTCAACGTCCTGGAAGCGGTGCGGGCAACCAATTCGGTAAAATCGGTGGTGTGCGTGACCACCGACAAAGTGTACGCCAATCAGGAATGGATTTGGGGCTACCGGGAAAGCGACCCCCTTGGCGATTATGACCCCTACAGCGCCAGCAAAGCGATGGCCGAACTAGCCATCGCCTCCTACCGTGAATCTTATTTCCCCGCCCGGACGTATGACAAACATGGCGTGGCCATCGCCACCGTGCGCGCCGGCAACGTCATTGGCGGCGGCGATTTTGCCGATTATCGCCTGGTCCCCGACTGTATGCGCGCCCTGATGGCCGGCGAAGCGATTCAAATTCGTAATCCCTTGAGTGTACGGCCGTGGCAGCACGTCTTAGAACCTATCAGCGGCTATATGTGGGTGGCTGTCAAACTGCTGCAAGAAGGTCCCGCCTTCGCCGAACCGTGGAACTTTGGCCCGTTGGAGCAAAAAGGAGTCACGGCCGGGGCGTTGGCCGAGCGGCTGGTTGAATTGTGGGGGTCTGGCTCCTGGGTTCATACCCATCCTGAATTGGAAAAGTCAGAAACAGGCCACCTGCGCCTCAGTTGGGACAAAGCGGCCACCCGGCTGGATTGGCGGCCGGTGTACAACTGGGAAAAAGCGCTGGCTGAAATTGTCGGTTGGTATAAGATTTTCCAGTCCGCAGCCGGCTCGTCGGCCGACGAGTCGGCCAATATGCATGAAGCCAACCGTGCCCATCTGCAAACCTACGTAGACCACGCCCGCGCTGTGGGCGTGGGTTGGACGAGATAGCCCGGACCATGTGACAACCTGATAGAAATAGATTTGTAAAGGGTAGTTTGCTCATACCGGGCTTGGCCCGGGGTAGTGGTTAATTTACGACTGATAGATGTAGAATAGTGGGTATGATTCACGAAACCATAACTTATGAATGTACGCGTTGCGGTAGCCTTGACATTGTCAAGAATGGTCAGACGAAGCAGGGTAAGCAGAAATTTCACTGTCGTGTCTGTGGTGCTTATGGCACCTTGAACCCAGAGGTCAAATATCCACCGGAACGACGAGAAAAGATTCTGCGGGCCTATCATGAACGATCCAGCTTGCGCGGCTTGGAACGCACCTTTGGTGTCTGCCGCCAAACGGTCGCCCAATGGCTTAAAAAGAGCCGAGCAACTGCCTCCTTTAACTGAATCACTGGTTGAGAGTCAAGCTGATGATGTCTTGGAACTGGATGAATTATGGTCATTTGTCGGCCAGAAAGAGAATAAGCGCTGGATTTGGATTGCCCTCTGTCGGCGTACCCGTCAGGTCGTTTCCTTTTTCATTGGCGACTGTGGTGAAGAAAGCTGCTGGCGGCTTTGGCAATGGATTCCCCCGGCCTATCGTCATTGCCACACCTTTAGCGACTTCTGGGAGACCTATCAGCCGGTCTTTGGTCTGTTAGGCCAGAACCACCAATCAGTGGGCAAAGAAACAGGTGAAACTGCCCATGTGGAGAGGTGGAACAATACCTTACGGCAGCGACTGGCCCGTTTTGTTCGCAAGACCTTGTCCTTTTCTAAGTCCGACGAGTATCACGAAATTGCTCTCAGGCTATTTATTCATGAGTATAATTCAGCGGTTATCAGTTAACAGTTAACCACTACCCGCTTTTTGAATAAGGCTATCGCTTCTGGACGTATCATTGTGGAAAACGTGATAGCTGGCGTCAAGCGGTGCCGGATTGTTAAGGATGTTTTACGTAATTGGAAAACAAGTTTTGACGACCTGGTCATGGCCATAGCCTGCGGTTTACACAATTTACGTGTTTCATTCCGTCATGCAGTTGAGACCATTAACCTGCTCGATCTTATTTAGGATAATGTCTATTGAGATTGAGGCGACGGCCGTTGCCTGAAAATATGGGTGGCCTGGGGCACGCATGTGCCTGCGCCGGAGGCTGGCAACGTTCTGGCTGCCAGAAGCCGTAAACCGAAGTCCCTATACCGTTTTCCGTTGGCATCCACCAGAGTTAGCGCCCTACGGGTCACGGCTTACGGCTTACGGGTACTAAAACGTTCCCCCCTTGTCGTTCATTTCTCGCAGCAAGGCGGGTGGTTGGAAGCGTGCGCCGTACTTCTGAGCCAATTCCTCACTGCGGGCGACGAATTTTGCCACGCCGTAATCGTTGATGTATTGCAGCGTGCCCCCCTTAAACGGCGCAAAGCCCCAACCAAAAATACTGCCAATGTTGGCGTCAGCCACCGAGGTTAACACCCCTTCTTCGTAGCAGCGCACCGTCTCCAACGCCTGGACAAACATCAGGCGCTCGATCATTTCGGTTTGCGACAGTTTTTCACCTTGCAGGGGGAAGAGGGTTTGCAGTTCCGGCCAGAGATACTTGCCACCACCGTTGGCCGGGTACTCGTAGAAACCGGCGCCTTTGGCTTTGCCGTAACGGCCGTATTCCCCGGTCATCACATCCAATACCCGGTCACTGGGGTGGGCTGCCACGGTTTTACCCTCGGCTGCCAGGTCCTTACGCGTTTGTTCGCGGATGTGCAGCATCAGCCCCAGGCTCACCTCGTCGGACAGCGCCAGTGGACCAACCGGCATCCCGGCTTGCAGCCCGGCCATCTCAATGGCGCGGGGGTGCTGCCCTTCGCCTAGAAGCGCCTGCCCTTCCTGCACGTAGGTGCTGAACACCCGCGAGGTGTAGAACCCCCGGCTGTCGTTGACGACAATGGGCGTTTTGCGAATTTGCAGCACATAGTCGAACGCCTTCGCCAATGTCTCCGGGCTGGTCTGTGCCCCAATGATGATTTCCACCAGGCGCATTTTATCTACCGGCGAGAAGAAGTGCAGGCCGACGAAATTGGCCGGCCGCAAAGAGTGTTCGGCCAGCCCGGTGATGGGTAAGGTGGAGGTGTTGGAGGCGAAAACGGCCGTTTCCTCCACCTGCGCCTCCGCCTCCTGCGTCACTTTGGCCTTCAACTCCCGGTCCTCAAACACCGCTTCGATGATCAGGTCGCAGCCGTGTAAATCGGCTGCATCGCCGGTGGGGGTGATGCGCCCCAGAATTTCTTGCTTCTGCGCCTGGCTCATTTTGCCCCGCGCCACCCGCTTGTTGGCAATGGCCTCGATGTGCGCCTTGCCCGCTTCCGCCCGTGCCTGGTCCACATCTTTTAACACCACATCCATGCCCGCATAAGCCGAGACGTAGGCGATGCCGTGCCCCATCATGCCCGCGCCCAACACGCCGACTTTTTGTGTTGTCTGTGGCGGTGCGTCTGCCGGGCGGCTGGCTCCGGCGTTGATCTGGTTGAGTTGGAACCAGAAGGCGTTGATCATGTTTTTGGCGGTTTGGCCGGTGGCGACATGGGCGAAATAGCGCGATTCGATGCGTGCGGCCGTGTCCAAATCCACCACTGCCCCTTCAACGGCCGCCGCCATGATCGCTTCGGCGGCCGGGTAGTTGCCGTAGGTTTGTTTTTTGAGGATGGCCGGAGCGATGGCCAGCATTTGGGTGATAGACGGCCGTCGCGGATCCCCGCCTGGCATTTTGTAGCCCGGCTGGTCCCACGGCTGTTTGGCCTGGGGGTGGGCCAGAATCCAGGCCCGCGCCTTGTCCATCATCTCGTCGTGGTCGGCGGCCAGGTCGTCAACCAGGCCGGCCGCTCTGGCCGCCTCTGGATTCATCTGTGGGCCTTCAGACAAAATAGGGAAGGCCGGCTGCAAGCCGATCATGCGTGTCAGGCGCACGATCCCGCCGCCGCCGGGAATGAGGCCCAGGGTTACTTCAGGGAAGCCGAATTTGCTGCGCGGATCGTTGATGGCGATGCGGTGGTGGCAGGCCAGGGCCAGCTCCAGGCCGCCGCCCAATGCCGCGCCGTTCAGCGCGGCGACGACTGGCTTGCCCAGCGTCTCTAGCTGGCGAAAGCCGGCTTTGAGTTGTTGGCTGTTGTGGAAGACGGCCGTTGCCTCCGTCGCCGCCACAATCATTTCCAAATCCGCCCCCGCCAAAAAAGTCTTCTTGGCCGACGTTAGAATGACGCCGGTTAGCTCCGTTTCGGCCGCCAGTTGGTCCAGCGCCACCCGGAACCCCGCGCCAAATTCATCATTCAGCACGTTCGCCGAACGTCCTGGCATATCCACCGTCAGCGTAACGATATTTTGTTCATCTTTTTCGTAGTGAAAGGCCATCATTCTCCCCCAGTGACATGGGAATGTCTTGGTGTCAATTAGATTCAGGACGGGTCATGGGTCACAGTATTCAGTGTTTAGTGTTCGGTGTTCGGTGTTCAGTGTTCGGTGGGGTTTGTGAGTGGTCGTCTGCGTTGGCAAACTGGTTGCTGACTCCTGAACACGGCTATGTTGCTGCCTACAATTATAGAAGCCTTCCATGCAAAAGAAAATATGGGTCTTGGGGACTTGATGGGTTGAATGTATCTTCTCAATATTTTGGGGTCAATCGGTGGCAAAGGGAAACAGCCGGGTTTGCCCGGCGTTGTTTTGTAGACCGGCGCTTTAGCTGGTCGTCGCCGGGTGTCCGCTGCGCCTGGAGCTACTTCCCCAGGCTAAAAATGACGCTCCGTAAATGGGGCTAAAGAGGACCGTAGCCGAGACATTCCCGCCGATAAAGTATTCTTCATGTGGTCCGTTATACCTGACAAGGTGACAAGGTAACATCTGACAAGGTGACAAAAATGTCGGGGATAGTCTTCATTGTCTGGCGTCACCTTGTTTTTTCCCTTTTTTGGCTGCTTTTGCCAGATTCTCCTCCACCCGGAACGCCACAATTCTGCTGATCAAGTCAAAGGGTATGGGTTTGCTCAATGGAAACTGCACGGAACCCTTTCCCCCTTCATAAGCAGATAACTCATGCTGGAATTTCTCAATGCCCGACGGCACAGGGTAAAACCCGATATGCCGCCTGAACGCCGCAAAATGGACCAGATTGCCATTCAGCACGAAGGTTGGCATCTGATATTTAATGGTCTCTTCGGCGTCGGGGGCCGCTTCACGAATGATCAGCCTGATTTTTGTCAGAATCTCTTGAATATCGGCGGGGAAGCTGGCGATATATTCATCTATGTTTTTGGGAGTGGATGGGTCCATTTTATGGTTTACCTCGCCGATTTTAGGGTGCATAGGGCTTGCCGTATTTCGCCCAGATGGTAGGCCGTGTGGACGACGGTGCCAATCGCTCCGCTAATGTGCCAGTCGGTAGGCCATTCGGCCGTGTCGTTGATGAGGGCTTTGATGCGGTTGTAACTCTCGCGCAGCGCCTGCTTAATCGCCTCCCATTCTTGCGGGCTGACAGTGCTGGTCTCGCGCCAGATTTGGCCCCAATCTACGCGCTCAAACTGCTGGCTGCGCACGTTTTTCTCCAGCACATCCAGATAGAAAGCGACGTGTTTGACCTGTGCTGCCAGCGTGGCGCATTGCCCTCCTACCGGTACGGAGGCTTCTGCGGCCGAAATGCCGACCAGGGTTTCAAACATGGATGTGCCTTTGTCGAGATAGATTCCCTGTACATTGTCGAAGGTTTCATCGAGCAGGCTGTACAGGGCGCTGCGGAAATGTTCAGACTGAATGGGGGTAGACATCGGTTTCCTCCTAAAAACATAACTGCCAGACCTCTGCGAAATTTCACCCAAGAGGCACAGAGGGCACACATCTTTCGGATTTGATTTTTATGTCCTCTACGCTCTGTGGTCTGTTGAAAGAGTGGCTGAAAAGAAGACAATCTGGTAATCCCTTCTAGAGCGTTTTCGTGCAGCACTAATAGAATATATGTTCGATAGAGTCAAGTTTTCCCTATCTCAATCAGGGCAATCGCATACCCGTCTTTTGGCGTTACCGGCGAACAGGATTTTCGCGCTCCACATTGGTGGCGGTATGGTAAAGTGACCCCCATCGTCTGCTGCGCCAACAGCTTGAACTGAGCCTGGCGCTGTGTTCCGCCAATGGCCTGGAAGACGCCATAGACATTTGCTTGAACGCGGCTCTAAATGTTTCCGGCATGGATACGACCGTTCTTCACCTCTACACGGACACGCCACACAAAGAGACCGAAGTCTACTATCTGGCGCGCATGGCCGAACAACCCCCTGCCGCGACGATCCTTTATGCACAGTTATTGCAGCGCAAAGGCGTCTCGCCGGAGATAGAGCGCGACCTGGACCAGATTGTTAACCAGAGCCGCCGCACCAGCAATATTGTGCGCGACTTGCTAGAAGTGGTGCGCCATATGATAGCGGAAGACCCGAAGGGTTTTAATCGT belongs to Candidatus Leptovillus gracilis and includes:
- a CDS encoding S1 RNA-binding domain-containing protein — translated: MDFLLQTDFNLPVAGEIRYGYVVEHRNNEVLVDIGAKSEGVITNREVETLDEKMRVNLAIGNKIPVFIVDPEDESGNIILSYVKAAAEQDWLDAENLLDTQEVYETVVVGFNRGGILVKVGHLRGFVPNSQLHPSNQAAVKNDTDQPSFHKLVGKKIFLKVIEANRERNRLILSEKAAAQEVREARRGQLLDSIQEGDIHEGRVVNLADFGAFIDIGGIEGLVHLSELSWKRVNNPAEKLSVGDTVQVCVLKIDQERQRLALSIKRLEADPWTLIKEMYHEGQLTTATITKLTKFGAFARLHDEYELEGLIHISELSGEHVTHPREVVKPSQEVTVRIIRIDSDQRQLGLSLKQVASAEYLEADLEMLNSA
- a CDS encoding NifU family protein → MSQSTDSPELNNDAPEEERMRALVDSLSAYIEHFHGGAVKMVAYEGQVLQVHMMGACDGCSLAPVTLHGWVEGTVRQFFPELKAVEAV
- the rfbG gene encoding CDP-glucose 4,6-dehydratase, translating into MKDLFANAFEGQTVLVTGHTGFKGSWLTAWLLELGARVVGFSLDEAPTTPSNFVVSGLSQHVTDVRGDIRDLAAVQAVIETYRPTIVFHLAAQPIVFRSLAEPKLTLDTNAMGTVNVLEAVRATNSVKSVVCVTTDKVYANQEWIWGYRESDPLGDYDPYSASKAMAELAIASYRESYFPARTYDKHGVAIATVRAGNVIGGGDFADYRLVPDCMRALMAGEAIQIRNPLSVRPWQHVLEPISGYMWVAVKLLQEGPAFAEPWNFGPLEQKGVTAGALAERLVELWGSGSWVHTHPELEKSETGHLRLSWDKAATRLDWRPVYNWEKALAEIVGWYKIFQSAAGSSADESANMHEANRAHLQTYVDHARAVGVGWTR
- a CDS encoding DUF1801 domain-containing protein; amino-acid sequence: MDPSTPKNIDEYIASFPADIQEILTKIRLIIREAAPDAEETIKYQMPTFVLNGNLVHFAAFRRHIGFYPVPSGIEKFQHELSAYEGGKGSVQFPLSKPIPFDLISRIVAFRVEENLAKAAKKGKKQGDARQ
- a CDS encoding pyridoxamine 5'-phosphate oxidase family protein codes for the protein MFDDQLRTLLMQPTIARFSTVRPDGYPHTVPVWFMLDGDDLLVFSLRGTRKVKNALANPKGCLSLGGDPAGSPGYLIDGDLTVEDDPDHRMAARITNHYESAEKAEEDLAAWRDEVFVVLRLKPRRVAQVS
- a CDS encoding enoyl-CoA hydratase/isomerase family protein, producing the protein MAFHYEKDEQNIVTLTVDMPGRSANVLNDEFGAGFRVALDQLAAETELTGVILTSAKKTFLAGADLEMIVAATEATAVFHNSQQLKAGFRQLETLGKPVVAALNGAALGGGLELALACHHRIAINDPRSKFGFPEVTLGLIPGGGGIVRLTRMIGLQPAFPILSEGPQMNPEAARAAGLVDDLAADHDEMMDKARAWILAHPQAKQPWDQPGYKMPGGDPRRPSITQMLAIAPAILKKQTYGNYPAAEAIMAAAVEGAVVDLDTAARIESRYFAHVATGQTAKNMINAFWFQLNQINAGASRPADAPPQTTQKVGVLGAGMMGHGIAYVSAYAGMDVVLKDVDQARAEAGKAHIEAIANKRVARGKMSQAQKQEILGRITPTGDAADLHGCDLIIEAVFEDRELKAKVTQEAEAQVEETAVFASNTSTLPITGLAEHSLRPANFVGLHFFSPVDKMRLVEIIIGAQTSPETLAKAFDYVLQIRKTPIVVNDSRGFYTSRVFSTYVQEGQALLGEGQHPRAIEMAGLQAGMPVGPLALSDEVSLGLMLHIREQTRKDLAAEGKTVAAHPSDRVLDVMTGEYGRYGKAKGAGFYEYPANGGGKYLWPELQTLFPLQGEKLSQTEMIERLMFVQALETVRCYEEGVLTSVADANIGSIFGWGFAPFKGGTLQYINDYGVAKFVARSEELAQKYGARFQPPALLREMNDKGGTF
- a CDS encoding IS1 family transposase (programmed frameshift), whose amino-acid sequence is MIHETITYECTRCGSLDIVKNGQTKQGKQKFHCRVCGAYGTLNPEVKYPPERREKILRAYHERSSLRGLERTFGVCRQTVAQWLKKSRATASLTESLVESQADDVLELDELWSFVGQKENKRWIWIALCRRTRQVVSFFIGDCGEESCWRLWQWIPPAYRHCHTFSDFWETYQPVFGLLGQNHQSVGKETGETAHVERWNNTLRQRLARFVRKTLSFSKSDEYHEIALRLFIHEYNSAVIS
- a CDS encoding gluconokinase; protein product: MTAVYILMGVSGCGKSTVGRALAAQLNCPFYDGDDFHSPENVAKMAGGAPLTDAEREPWLDQLAVLIGEQIGREETAVFACSALKKQYRDRLRISDQVKFVYLHGEFDLIWRRLQQRDAHYMKATMLRSQFAALEPPDISEALRVDITAPIGDVLAQIYANRPTDHST